The region CCAGTAGTGGTTATAGTGTGTCTGGTGGACTACATGGTGTTGGTTTATCAGTTGTCAATGCATTGTCTGAGGTATCAGTTCTGAAGTTTTTACTGCTGATGACGTCTCTTTAATATGTAACTATCACAATATTGACCACATCAATATCAATCCTTCTATCTGCTTGTGTCCAGGCCCTTGAAGTGACAGTATGGCGTAATGGTAAGGAGTATAAGCAGAAATATTGCCGTGGGAAGCCTACGGCTAAATTGATCTCTCGTGAGCTTCCGGCTGATATGAAGGACAAGCAAGGGACTCGTATACATTTTTGGCCAGACAAAGAAGGTCAATCTTTTTCTGTAGTATTATCTCTAGTTTATTTGTGTTGGGGGATTTGGTAAAATTCTTTGAACGCATTCATCAAAGCTTCCTGAAATTGAGTTTGGCTACAACACAATAACCAGATTTTCTTTTATTACAGTATTTACAACTGAAATTGAGTTTGACTACAACACAATATCTAGCAGAATCAGGGAGCTTGCTTTTCTAAATCCTGAGGTAGATATTATCTTTCACATCTGCTCTTGGTTGTGGATTTCTTAACATTTTCATTGTGAATCCGATATGGAACAGGGCATATTCATAGAATTTGCCAATTCTTAacgatttattttttcaattgttaGGTTACAATTGCTCTTGAGAAACAGGATGTGGACCCAGAGAAGACGCTGCATAATGTGTACAGCTATGGTGGAGGATTAATTGAATATGTGAAATGGCTTAATACAGATAAGGTATGCTTGACTATAGTTTTGTGTTTGACTAGCAGTGTGAAATGGCTTAATACAGATAAGGTATGCTTGACTATAGTTTTGTGTTTGACTAGCAGTGTAACTACTGCAAAGTTTGATGTACTTGATTGCTTGAATTTCTCAAGTGTTCTATAATCTTCATTTTGTTTATCTTTAAAGCATGTTGCATATGCTTTAATATTTTTCTACTACCTATTGTAAGATATAACTGACGTATTTCTGGTCCAGAAATCTTTGCATGAAGTTGTGGGATTCAGAAAAGAAATAGAGGAAGTCTCAATTGATATTGCTCTCCAATGGTAATAGTTCTaagtttcctttttttttctaaatctgATATTCCTTTTCTTTTGCTTTAACCTTCTTGACTCTTGTGATGTCTTGCTAATGACAAAGGAACAATACTGTCGAGTGAAGAGGATGTGACGTacctgttttttttttgggaagttaATTGTACTTATTTGATCTACGTACAGGTGTTCGGATTCTTATTCAGATACATTGTTAGGATATGCTAACAGCATTAGAACAGTTGATGGCGGTACTCACATTGATGGTGTCAAAGCTTCATTAACTAGAACCCTCAACAATCTTGCAAAGAAGTCTAAAGTCATTAAGGTATCGTCTATTAGCTTTAATAACGCTGGCTAGTTTCTATTACAATTGATATATTTGCTCAAAAgactttatttcattttacaGGAAAGAGATATTACTTTAAGTGGCGAACATGTAAGAGAGGGCTTGACTTGTGTGATTTCCGTGAAAGTTCCTAACCCAGAATTTGAAGGACAAACAAAGGTATGTTGTTTTAACATACATATTAATGCTTAAACCATTTTCTAGTAGAATCTTGTCTTATACTTTAATCTTTTTCTTCCGAAAGACGAGATTAGGAAACCCAGAGGTGAGGAAGATTGTTGATCAATCTATTCTGGAGTATCTTACTGAGTACCTGGAGTTGCATCCTGATGTCCTTGATGCTATTCTATCGAAGTCCCTCAATGCTCTGAAGGTATATTCAGCATCATCTGTAGTTTTTAATGCATCTATCTAAGCTGTTACTATGATTTATCACCGAGTgacctttttctttcttttttttcattctcttttTCAACATTAAATTGTACTGAGACCTGTTTTTTTAGGCAGCATTAGCGGCAAAGAGGGCCAGAGAACTGGTGAGACAAAAGAGTGTCTTAAAATCATCATCCCTTCCCGGGAAGCTTGCTGATTGTTCAGCTACTGATCCTGCAGAAGCAGGTATGGTTATATCCTTTTTGTTATGTACTACACCAGGAATGAtgatgattaagaaataaagaaaataagattACATTTTTATGCATTTCTTTGTGTAATTTATGAGTCTACGCCCTTATGGCAAAGAACAATAATCTATTTCCAAAAAAATTCAGAGATATTCATAGTCGAAGGAGATTCAGCTGGTGGCAGTGCTAAACAAGGCCGTGACCGCCGATTTCAGGTGATAGCAaattctttgttttgttttgttttgttttaaatCTGCTACTGTTTGCCCTCATTTCCTGCAAAAAGAAAAGAGGTATTTATGTAAAAGAGCTTCCATTTCAACTCCTGTCATTCTTGTTTATTTACTGCTTCTCCATCACATTTTGAGCTGAATGTCATCTCGAGACTCTGGACTTACAAATTcttttttccatttcattttattattaattctgaatgtcaatcgggccaacccgttcgggttcgggccaacccgttcgggttcgggccaacccgttcgggttgtcgggccattcgggtacgggctattcgggttatgattttttcgggttataaaagttcgaccctaaccctaacccttcgggtttcgggctaacccaccgggttattcgggccaatgcgtatttttaattcttttaatatttttaaaaaaataataggtatttaaaattttctttaattatatacatatttttaattaatcattcaacaatgaaatgcgtatttttaattttctttaatatttttaaaaaagattaagttatttaaatttaaataacttattcattacataattatttacaaaatatctatcaataatatgtttatgtttatgtatttaaaacataaatcaacactttgtttcaaaattcaaacataaatcaattcgtagaaaattaaataaaattttcataacgttagaggtgcatcgtagatgtaacaaaaatattttgaattgttaaagagtgaattattaagatgctagctaattggagtaattctaagttttcttgaattatgactg is a window of Salvia splendens isolate huo1 chromosome 3, SspV2, whole genome shotgun sequence DNA encoding:
- the LOC121795811 gene encoding DNA gyrase subunit B, chloroplastic/mitochondrial-like isoform X3 produces the protein MYIGSTGSRGLHHLVYEILDNAIDEAQAGFASKIDVILLADNSVCITDNGRGIPTDMHPATKKSALETVLTVLHAGGKFGGASSGYSVSGGLHGVGLSVVNALSEALEVTVWRNGKEYKQKYCRGKPTAKLISRELPADMKDKQGTRIHFWPDKEVFTTEIEFDYNTISSRIRELAFLNPEVTIALEKQDVDPEKTLHNVYSYGGGLIEYVKWLNTDKVCLTIVLCLTSSVKWLNTDKKSLHEVVGFRKEIEEVSIDIALQWCSDSYSDTLLGYANSIRTVDGGTHIDGVKASLTRTLNNLAKKSKVIKERDITLSGEHVREGLTCVISVKVPNPEFEGQTKTRLGNPEVRKIVDQSILEYLTEYLELHPDVLDAILSKSLNALKAALAAKRARELVRQKSVLKSSSLPGKLADCSATDPAEAEIFIVEGDSAGGSAKQGRDRRFQAVLPLRGKILNIERKDEASMYKNEEIQNLILGLGLGVKGEDFRKDALRYHKIIILTDADVDGAHIRTLLLTFFFRYQRALFDEGCIYVGVPPLYKVERGKQAHYCYDETELKKLQSSLPANASYNIQRFKGLGEMMPLQLWETTLNPETRLLKQLRVEDVAEANVVFSSLMGSRVDFRKELIQNSANAVNLGHLDI